From the Scomber scombrus chromosome 22, fScoSco1.1, whole genome shotgun sequence genome, the window AGAGTACAGTAAATAattgtgtggttgttttttaaaattattttttgcatgcatgtttttGCTTCAATGGTTTCAGAAAGgtgtgaaatgtaaatgtttatttctttgtttagttCAGGATAATTCAGAACAACTGTATGTTGGTGccacagtaaaaacagaatgcCTCAGAACAGGAACAAATACAGATGCAATATGTCATGTACCACTTTGTTttggagatgaaaaaaaaaaagaaaagaaaagaatatgaacaaaaaaagaaagaaagatgaatatCATAATGAATAAATTGACAAAGACTTCAATAACAAAGATTGTAGTCAATTTTCTTTACATAAGTTTCATtgataacatttcatttaatttatttcagcTTCAGCATAATCATGAAATATGACTACATTAGCATACTGTATACTACACCATACAAGGAAATCtatattcatcatttttcttctgggtaaatgttttttattgatacTAATTATAATATAGAATATGTCTTTAGTTTAAATCATATACACAGTACCACTGTGATTCATCCACACAGCGTTATTTACAGGAAATGGTGGAGGACCGTTTTTGTTCTTAAGACAAGCTCTTCCTTTGAGTCTCATTGTCTAAACTTGACAGTAGTTTTCTTGTTCACTTGGGTGACACAATCCTTCATGTTGATGTGGACATGTTCTGCATTTCTgagctaaaatgaaaactgCCTGTTAAAAGACACAGTTGCAATCTATGACAACATCTCTGTACTGtcacaggaataaaaaaaaaagtccaagaCAGATTTCACTGTTGTCTTTAAACTCTGCAAAGCCAATGTCCAAAAGTGATCCAGCACTAAACTGAGTATATGAATAGATATCCTAGATTTCCAAAGGTCTACTTTGTTTTGTCCATCAGTGTGTCTTCACTTGCAGCAGGCTTTCTTCTTTATGGGCTGAGCAGTGAGGGTGACTGTTGTGTCTCTCACCGTGTCCTCCTGCTCCATTAACACTCTGAGAAAAGACATACAGAGAAAATTGAGCATAACAGATTCATTTccctaaacacatttttaattggtCATCTACTTTCTGGATCGGTATGGTTTGTTCCTGGCAACTGTTATTTTACTCTTACCTGGCCAGATGTGTCAGAGACTCTGTCACATTCTTGCCTGTGTACGCACTGACCTCAAAGAACATCACTTTGTTTTCCTgtgcaaaatgtaaacaaaatgtcAAGTCAGGCACACTGATGGACAGGAACAGAAATGTCAGCAATTGCATCTATGTGTTGGGATCAAAACAGACTTTGAACATAAATAATTTCAACAGCATTATAGTCATTTTGAGTCCAACTTGCTTTTGAATGAAAgcacaaagcaaaaaacaacaacataaaaatcaaTGATTCATGAGCTCTGAATTAAACTTACATAAGCCAGTTGCTCAGCCTCTTTGAACGTCACCTGCCTGTCTTCATTCATGTCCATTTTATTGCCCAGCAGGAGGATGGGGATCCCTTCTCCTGCAGCTTCCTTAAAAATATAAAGGAcagattaatattattaaaaaggTACTTCGCTGATTTAGCTTTGAATTACCATCATGTCTGGAGACGTACGAGACAGATTAAAAATTGTCAAAATTAAAGCAGCAGAGCCATCTTGACTTTTGTCTGTAGTATGGAAATGGAACTAAACAGCATGACTTAAGTTTTGAGTGAGAATTTAAATATATGGTTGATGTATGGATAATTAATGCTCAAAGTGTCAATAACAAATAACTATTTTAAGATTACAAATGAAAGATATACTGCTGAAAATACTGAAGattatgatataaaataaaaacaaggagtCATTGATATGTTAATGAACAACTCCTGTATAAACCCCTACTCTACTCCAATAGAGCAATTGAAGAGGACTTTCtttaggtcaaaggtcaaacctGGACGTTGGTGAGCCAGGGTTGCACAGCCTTGAAGCTCTCCTCCACCGTGACATCATACATCACCACCACACCGTCTGCCTTGCGAAAGAACTGCTTGGTTATGCTGCGGTACCTGTGTCAATAGCAGGACCCGAATGTCAACATGTTGATCTACTATAAATGTATCAAAACAGCATTAAGACACTGCATGAACGCAAATTCAAATTGATACACTCACCTCTCTTGGCCAGCTGTGTCCCAAAGCTGCATGGCTACCTGTATATTTTCCAGTGTTAGTGTCTTGACATTGTAGTCAATtcctgatgaagacacaaaaatcaatataatataCCCGGGATAAATTAGTAATTTCTTATTAGGgaatattttttgtttggctCATTTTTTTGAATGATACTATTTGTGGTTACATTCTCATATTTCATTTAGATTTGATTGCATTCATGAATTTTTAACCAATAACATAAAATGGCCACTAGGGGGTCTAACGATGTGTGATTCTTAATGTGCCTCATTTCAGAAGAAAAGGGGGGAACAAAGTGGAGATAACAAGGAGTAAGGCTTGGGAAAGATGAAAGCGAAGAGAAAGAATTCATCAGAAGTGACATAATCTGCAGTACAATGTGTGCCAGGCTGTGTGACTTCACAAGCTCTTTCATGTGATGCTAAGTCCCCCACCGATCTTCAGTGTTCGcatccaaaaaacacacatgcacacatgccaTTTAAATTTGTTCAAAACAACTCCTGACACTTTACAGCTCGTACACACAATACAGGTTTATTacaatgtcttttttctcaCCCACAGTAGCAGTGGTTGAAGGGTGGAAACGGCCCTCACAGAAGGAGCGTAGCAGGGATGTCTTCCCTACACTTGAGTTGCCGACAAGAACCACCTTAAACAGGCGGTCTGGAGCAAGCACTGCTCCTTCTTTTGCCtgctggtaaaaaaataaaaggtagAGAGATTTTTCAGATCACattctttaaatgaaatagCACTTAAATTCAAACATATATATGTGACTTTAAAGCACCAAAGCCGTATATGTACATGCTGAGTCTCCTTCCCGACAGGTTGACCTCTCGGAGACAGGGGCGTCTTTTTTGCTTGGGTATAACGTGATTTCCTTGCCAGAGAAGTTTCTGCCAGCACAGGGATTTGACTGGGGGGTGGGGTGGCAGAGAGGTCTATTGCTGTGACAACACTAGATTCAATGTCACTCTGcgcttcatcttcctcctcctcgtcttcctcctcacTGAGCTGGTGCAGTAACAGTTGGGGCCCACCGTGGAGAAGGTGGGGCAGGTGGTCTTCTTCGATTGAGATGACTCGACGGAGGGGCCAACCATCTGGAGGGGCATCCAagacctcctcctctacctgaACCTTCCTTTCCATCTCCactttctttactttttgtCGGTCTTTCCCCGCCACCCTCTTAGCGGTGACCATCTTGCCGGGTACCTTTTTAGACTTTGCCTTCACATCATGAGCTTTAAGTGGAGCAGGGTTGGCATAGCCGTTGGCTAAGCTGGGGTTCTTCTTTGCTGCAGGGGGCTGTTGACACAAAGGTGCACTAGGGGTGGTGGTGAGGGTGGTGGAGGCAGCAGTGGTGGAGTCATCCTcactgcaggaggaggaagcaacAAACACGATTTGAAGGTGCTCTATAGGCAAGGCCTCCAGAGACTGGTAGGACCCGTCCACGAGCAGTGGGGCTCTTTGGAAAACAGAGGAGAAGCAGAGGATATAGTGGATCAATTCACTTGACTGCGATGAAAATCTGGAGGCCAAAGTAGTCAAATGTTTTGACACAAAATTGATTGATGGTGTGCCATCTGAATTTGTGTCATATGTAAACTGAAATGTTAATTTTGATTATTGTTAGTGTATTAAATCAAATATCCTCTGTTTCTCCTTGTTTTAACACATGATTTTTCACATTGTATAGAAAAGGAAATTCTTTGTAACAGGAAAGAATCTGAGAGGGTGATAAGTGTTAAAAGGGAATTAGGATGATAAATGAATCACCTTTTCGCCGGCTGGCTAGTGTCATCAAAAATGTTGGCGAGACCGGCtctctgcttctgcttctttctGAGTGAGGTTCGAggcttttttaaacaaaggGGATGAGTTGAACAACTTTATGAGTTCAGGTAATGCCATGATAGTTGCTGCTGCAATGGAATTAAAATGTATACTCACCACACCACAGCATATGTCTCGCTCatcctttaaatgtttgttcatCTCTCtgggaaacattaaaaagacaaataactgATAAATATGCTGTGGGAAAAATGCATTGAAAAGCAAGAGAAGCACCTGGGCCTTTGCTTATCTTTTTTTACCTATATAAAGGTACCTACGTACTTGAGAAGGTCAAGCTGTTTCATGAGACTttgcttttctctctgcagtccTTCAGTTACTCTGTACATTTCCCTGAAATAAGACAGAATGTGTCGATCCAAGTAGAAGTCAGTATGCTTGCTTTTAGTCTTGTAAATCTGACGTAGCGTTAAGGTTAGATTAAGTACGAGTACAGGCTAGGAATACCGAGATGAGGTATGAGGTATACCCACATCTCTTTCTCCTGGTTCAGCCGGGCGGCCTGCTCTTGCAGCATGGCCAGCTGGTCCTGGGCCAGCGACAGCTCCTGGCTGGTGCTCTCCAGAGCTCGGCACAGCTCGTCGTTGGTCATTTTTAGCTTGACGTTCTCCACGTGGCTCTCCTGCCTCTCACTGTTCAGCTCATGGCACTGGAGCTCTaactggaggaggaaaaagttcACAGGAATGAAAATGCATTAATGCTGGGTGAGTGTACTTACGCATAACTAGAGCAGGAAAGGAACCGTATGACTGCTGTTTAAATCCCCTCCCCACAGTACTTGTTAGGGGGAAAGGATTAATACAAGCAAACCACTTTCCTGTGGTAGCACACGTTCTGACTTTATGGACATGGTTTTTAAATTGAGTTCTTACtattccttttattgtttttatttattattacatttgtgaattattatattgtattataactgtacagcactttggtcaaatGAGGTTTTTAATaatgctttacaaataaatcttGACTTGACATGACGTGGGCTTCTATTTTTTTGGTAATAATagatcaaacttttttttaaagtattgtaATTTCTTACATGATGAATATGCATGAGCTGCATGAGGCCATTTCCTAATTAAAAGTCGCTGCAACAATTTCAAAGGGATGATTGATATCTAAATGTTATGTGAATGAATGTTGTTGGAATGACTCatgaaacatgttttacatatCTACTCACCCTTTTCTGCTTCTGGAAAATATGTTCCAGTTCTTTCTCCTTTGAAATTAACTGGTGCTCCAGGTCATGGCTTCGCACTTGAAGACGCTCAGAGTCCTTAAAgaccagaagaagaaaagtttaATGGTCGCATGGTTAACTGAAGAAGAATTCACTGACTACATTCAAAGCCAGAGCTCAGACTTGTACCTTTAGTACCAGCCTGTCCTTTTCATTTTTGATCTGCGCCTCCATTTCTTCATATAGGTGACGGATCTCATTATCATGTGTTGCAGCCTTCCTGCAATCAAAAATACCAGCGATTAGGAATATTAAATATCATGAGGGAGGTGATGGCAAAGTGGTGAAAGACACACACTCTGACATAATATCGTTCTATCTAGGAACAGAAAGGCATTGTTGTCTAGGTTTAGCTTAAGGTTgtattactctctctctctttatctgtaATTACATGTAAatactcaaacacaaacactgagcttCATTTTCAAAAGAATACTGAGTAGTATTTACATTCCCTCTGACAAGTGTTAAGACCCAAACAGCCAATTAGTGAAGTCTAGAGGAATAACAGGCACAGTACCATGCAGTGCCATATGCATGGTAGTAACACATAGGCACACAATATTCTGTATACATACACACCTGGAATTTGGTTTATGTTGAATGATGTTGCTCTGCCAATCACATGAGTACAgctattaaatatatattgacCAAAATGTATGATCTCTCTGACTGCTTTTCATCTCCCCTCAGGCATAGCACTAATGGATTTACACATCAGCAGAAGGTGGTCAGACTGCAGACTGTGCCTCCAGATTAGTGGTCATTTGACATGGATAAAGTGGTTATTCTATAGAGAATTACAGGTAAATCCATGCAAACACTCACAGGCTGCATGCCCAGCATGAGGCAGTAATATATACACAAACTCACTGTTATGTCACCGATTCTTAAGGTGGTTAATGACAGAGAAGTGCTTTTACATGGTACATAAAGTACAGTATTTAAAGTGTCTAagtgtgggaaaaaattgaGAAATGTAGCCTTTGTAACCCAGGACTGACACTTACTATTTCTGCTCTTAAGTACATTTCTTTAATCCCTGAATGcactttctgcatttttttttctattccttccctcctcctttatatatgttaaattttccttcattattcactctcccttccttttttcctcagtTATTTCTTTTCATAACCTGTCTTTCTTATACAGTGTCAAAAGTGTGTCATTCCACCTTTGTAGGGCGCTCTCCATCTCCGTCTTCTCCCGGTGAGCTTCTTTGATCTGGTGTGTGACCCTGGCCAGGAACTCCTCAAAGTTGGTCAGGAGGTGAGGCTCATCTCGCCTGAGCTGGGCCCACAGAGTGCGCACCTCGCCTGGactggaaaaaaggaaaatgatgaATACACAAAGAGGGAGATGAGTCAAATGAACCCACACCTGAGGCTTTCACTGGTCAAGTATAGATCATACTGGATCAGTCATGCAGCACGTACAGCCTATTTTCGTGCAAGCACGTAATGTTTGCAATTATTCCACTCACTCCTCAAACACATTGCCGGCCCCCAGGCTTTCCAGCAGCATGCAGAAGTGCctttcctcctcgtcctctccTCCTGACAGCTTGGCTTCCCATTGGCTCTGGTAGAGAGCTTCCTTGGCCCTAAAGCCCGGGCCGGGGGATGGGTATTGGTCGTCAGTCACTGAGATTCTCCGGCCATGAAGGAATTGACCTGAGATACACCCGCATGGGTCAATGTTTCATGATCATttggaaattattttaaattgaatgtaaTTTTCCAAAACATATCATGCCATCATATATCAAGCTGATCCAGCTGCTAAAAACAATGCAGGCATGCACACTAAAGATACAAATCTAATTTTAAAGGCTGAACAACATTGTCTTTGTTGTGTCAGCTGACTTCAAGAAACACAGGATTTTAAAGTTGCTATATAACTTTTGGAAGAATTAATAACATATTCTTCTTATCttcaaataaaatactgaattcagaagcaataaaacacactgatgctttCATTACACTACACTGAGGGGTGTTGCTTTTACAGCCTTTTGTCTGGTATGACCAATAGATTATATTGGCTAATAAGATTTAACGGTTGCCAACATTAGATTATGTGTAACTGACATTTCTGAGTCAGTTCTTTGACTTTGTGACTCTTCTCTATTTGTGTTAATGTTAAACTACATTTCATTATTCGTCATTAGCCCATACTTTTTAACTTGTGCCCATAGTGGCCTCTGTTCAGCCAAAGTTAGTgtttagaaaacaaataaaatggcatAACATTCATACTATTTTGCATGAGAAGGACTATCATAATTAAAGTGCACCCTTACTTTGTGTTAAAGATCTTCTTACAATCAACTATATAATTTATTTCAGGTTTGATAGACAGACTGCTGGTTAAACTTTTGAGGCGTGTGACAGCAGGGAACCTACTGAATCCAGAGGAGAATGCCTCCAGTGTTAGGTAACCAGTGTGTTGTGTATCCAGAGAGTCAAACAcatcctccag encodes:
- the cracr2ab gene encoding EF-hand calcium-binding domain-containing protein 4B, translating into MEEAGKVNGFGLNPGQRSSDWGHIALLDKTREFFQTCDVEGKGFITRTDMRRLHRELPLSAEELEDVFDSLDTQHTGYLTLEAFSSGFSQFLHGRRISVTDDQYPSPGPGFRAKEALYQSQWEAKLSGGEDEEERHFCMLLESLGAGNVFEDPGEVRTLWAQLRRDEPHLLTNFEEFLARVTHQIKEAHREKTEMESALQRKAATHDNEIRHLYEEMEAQIKNEKDRLVLKDSERLQVRSHDLEHQLISKEKELEHIFQKQKRLELQCHELNSERQESHVENVKLKMTNDELCRALESTSQELSLAQDQLAMLQEQAARLNQEKEMEMYRVTEGLQREKQSLMKQLDLLKEMNKHLKDERDICCGVPRTSLRKKQKQRAGLANIFDDTSQPAKRAPLLVDGSYQSLEALPIEHLQIVFVASSSCSEDDSTTAASTTLTTTPSAPLCQQPPAAKKNPSLANGYANPAPLKAHDVKAKSKKVPGKMVTAKRVAGKDRQKVKKVEMERKVQVEEEVLDAPPDGWPLRRVISIEEDHLPHLLHGGPQLLLHQLSEEEDEEEEDEAQSDIESSVVTAIDLSATPPPSQIPVLAETSLARKSRYTQAKKTPLSPRGQPVGKETQHQAKEGAVLAPDRLFKVVLVGNSSVGKTSLLRSFCEGRFHPSTTATVGIDYNVKTLTLENIQVAMQLWDTAGQERYRSITKQFFRKADGVVVMYDVTVEESFKAVQPWLTNVQEAAGEGIPILLLGNKMDMNEDRQVTFKEAEQLAYENKVMFFEVSAYTGKNVTESLTHLARVLMEQEDTVRDTTVTLTAQPIKKKACCK